ACGCCGGACATTCATTGTGCCGATTTCGAGTTCGCCTGTAAGGCCGGTTCAGAGGCTATGTTTGTCGCGTTGAGCCATGTTGAGGCGAAGCAGATGAAATATGCTCTGGCTATCGCCGCGGATACATCGCAAGGCGCTCCATCGGATGCCCTTGAGTTCTCCGCCGCTGCCGGCGCGGGTGCGTTTATCATGGGCACCGAGAATCTTGTCGCCGAGTGTACCCATACGCACTCATACATGACCGATACCCCGGATTTCTGGCGCAGGGAGCACCAGTTCTATCCGCAGCATGGGGGAAGGTTCACCGGTGAAGAGGCGTATTTCGCTCACACCAAGGGAGCCTCGAACGCGCTTCTGAAGAAGTCCGGTATGAAGCCGAAGGATTTCGCTTACGCGGTGTTTCATCAGCCGAACGGCAAATTCCCGCAGCGCGTGGCGTTTGAGCTTGGTTTCACGCAGGAGCAGATCGATCCGGGATGGCTTTCGCCGACTCTCGGCAACACCTATTCCGGAGCGTCACCGATCGGCCTGACGGCTACTCTGGATGTCGCCAAGCCGGGAGACATGATTTTCATGTGTTCCTATGGCAGCGGCGCCGGGTCCGACGGTTTCATCTGGAAAGTCACCGACCGCATCAACGAAGTTCGTGATCTTGCGGTTCACACCCGAAAACTCTTAAGCGAAAACGTGATTTATGTCGACTACGGCACC
The Candidatus Zixiibacteriota bacterium DNA segment above includes these coding regions:
- a CDS encoding hydroxymethylglutaryl-CoA synthase, with the protein product MAGIVGYGAHLPRHRIKVEEIAKVWGADAPSYKKGLMLREKSVPPPDMDTITLSVEAARRALVRAGNINPADIGAIYIGSESHPYAVKPSGTTVAEAIGATPDIHCADFEFACKAGSEAMFVALSHVEAKQMKYALAIAADTSQGAPSDALEFSAAAGAGAFIMGTENLVAECTHTHSYMTDTPDFWRREHQFYPQHGGRFTGEEAYFAHTKGASNALLKKSGMKPKDFAYAVFHQPNGKFPQRVAFELGFTQEQIDPGWLSPTLGNTYSGASPIGLTATLDVAKPGDMIFMCSYGSGAGSDGFIWKVTDRINEVRDLAVHTRKLLSENVIYVDYGTYAKYRRKIRKND